Proteins encoded together in one Lathyrus oleraceus cultivar Zhongwan6 chromosome 5, CAAS_Psat_ZW6_1.0, whole genome shotgun sequence window:
- the LOC127086252 gene encoding ABC transporter G family member 10, which yields MHTNTTMEPKTSYRLETKNLSYKLCSKFDELRNLCFGSNPRRGSKFILKDVNCEAKPGEITAIAGPSGAGKTTLLEILAGRIPACKVSGQVLVNHMPMDVNRFRRESGHVAQEDALFPLLTVRETLMYSALLRLPGAQKVAATRVAELMKELGLDPIADSRIGNGSGRGISGGERRRVSIGVDLVHDPAIILIDEPTSGLDSASALNVISLLRLMAFNQGKTVVLTIHQPGFRILEQIDSLILLSDGFVTHSGSLNLLEARLCSSGHRIPNHVNVLEFALDVMQTLVIHISESGHNRNNQFLLNDDKEHQDQKQHSMIVKEKAMLYSNSPMEEILILGQRFCSNIFRTKQLFATRVIQALVAGFVLGTIFLNVGNGNKQSKIALQTRSGFFAFSLTFLLSSTTEGLPIFLEERATFMRETSRGAYRVSSYVLANTLVFLPFLLMVGLLYTTPVYWLVGLRKDIAGFLYFSLVVWLVLLMSNSLVACFSALVPNFILGSSLIAGLMGSFFLFSGYFISKEKIPSYWIFMHYISLFKYPFECLMINEYGGEQGKKRCIEVNNNGECILYGVEFLSQQGLKESQKWTNLGLMLSFIIGYRVLNFIILWSRCYRSRK from the coding sequence ATGCACACAAACACAACAATGGAACCAAAAACTTCATATAGATTAGAAACCAAAAACTTATCATACAAATTGTGCAGCAAATTTGATGAACTTAGAAATCTTTGTTTTGGTTCGAATCCTAGGAGAGGTTCAAAGTTCATTTTGAAGGATGTAAACTGTGAAGCAAAGCCAGGGGAGATTACTGCTATTGCTGGTCCTAGTGGAGCTGGAAAAACTACACTGCTTGAGATTCTTGCTGGGAGAATACCAGCCTGTAAAGTTTCTGGACAAGTACTTGTCAATCACATGCCTATGGATGTGAACAGATTCAGACGAGAATCCGGGCACGTCGCGCAAGAAGATGCTTTGTTTCCGTTGCTTACGGTTAGGGAGACGCTCATGTATAGCGCTTTGTTGAGGCTTCCCGGCGCGCAAAAAGTGGCTGCTACTAGAGTTGCAGAGTTGATGAAGGAGCTCGGGTTGGACCCTATTGCAGATTCAAGAATCGGCAATGGATCAGGCCGTGGTATATCGGGCGGGGAGAGGCGTAGAGTTTCCATTGGTGTCGACTTAGTTCACGACCCTGCAATTATTTTGATTGATGAACCAACTTCAGGTCTGGATTCAGCATCAGCTCTTAATGTAATCTCGCTGCTTAGACTAATGGCATTTAATCAAGGTAAGACAGTTGTTTTAACTATCCACCAACCCGGTTTTCGAATCTTAGAGCAAATCGATAGCCTCATTTTGCTATCTGATGGATTTGTCACGCATAGTGGTTCACTGAATCTTCTTGAGGCAAGGCTCTGTTCATCCGGTCATCGCATTCCTAACCATGTCAATGTCCTAGAATTTGCTCTTGATGTCATGCAAACCTTGGTTATACATATTTCAGAATCAGGCCACAACCGGAACAATCAATTTCTTCTCAATGATGACAAAGAGCACCAAGATCAAAAGCAGCACTCTATGATTGTCAAAGAAAAGGCTATGCTGTACTCAAATTCTCCGATGGAGGAGATTTTGATCCTAGGACAAAGATTTTGCAGCAACATATTCAGAACCAAGCAACTCTTTGCTACAAGGGTCATCCAAGCCTTAGTAGCTGGATTTGTATTGGGGACCATATTCTTAAACGTTGGCAATGGCAACAAACAAAGTAAAATAGCATTACAAACGCGAAGCGGCTTCTTCGCTTTCAGCCTTACCTTTTTGCTATCATCAACAACAGAAGGTCTGCCTATTTTCTTAGAGGAGAGAGCAACATTCATGAGAGAGACCTCAAGAGGAGCTTATCGAGTTTCCTCATACGTTTTAGCAAATACGCTCGTGTTTCTTCCTTTTCTTCTAATGGTTGGTCTTCTTTACACTACTCCAGTTTACTGGCTGGTAGGATTACGAAAAGACATCGCCGGTTTCCTTTACTTCTCCTTAGTGGTTTGGTTGGTCCTATTAATGTCGAACTCTCTTGTCGCTTGTTTCAGCGCCCTAGTCCCGAATTTCATTCTCGGAAGCTCGTTGATTGCCGGTCTAATGGGGTCTTTCTTTCTATTCTCAGGGTATTTCATATCAAAGGAGAAAATACCTAGTTACTGGATTTTTATGCACTATATAAGTCTTTTCAAGTATCCATTTGAGTGCCTTATGATAAATGAGTATGGAGGCGAGCAAGGGAAAAAGAGATGCATAGAAGTAAACAACAATGGGGAATGCATATTATATGGAGTTGAGTTCTTAAGTCAACAAGGTCTGAAAGAGTCACAGAAATGGACCAATTTGGGCTTAATGTTAAGCTTCATAATAGGGTATAGAGTGCTTAACTTCATAATTCTTTGGTCGAGATGCTACAGAAGCAGAAAATAA